A genomic window from Pecten maximus chromosome 2, xPecMax1.1, whole genome shotgun sequence includes:
- the LOC117322531 gene encoding mucin-22-like isoform X2 — MKMEIRRIRKVWAISVVFAIMILTTTVETTTATTTTAETTTATTTTAETTTATTTTAETNTVAATTAEATTAAATTAEATTVAATTAEATTAAATTAEATTVAATTAEATTAATTTAEATTVAATTAEATTVAATTAEATTAAATTAEATTVAATTAEATTAATTTAEATTVAATTAETTTAAATTAEATTAATTSAEATTVAATTAEATTAAATTAEASTVEATTAEATTVAATTSEATTAAATTAEATTVAATTSEATTVAATTSEATTAAATAAETTTVAATTSEATTAEATTAATTTQEPTTTEATTVAATTAEATTAEATTAEATTVAATTAEATTAEATTVAATTAEATTAEATTAEATTAATTTPEATTAEATTAAVTTAEATTAAATTAEATTVAATTSEATTVAATTAEATTVAATTVAATTAEATTAATTTQEATTTEATTVAATTAEATTAEATTAEATTVAATTAEATTPEATTVAATTAAATTTEVTTAEATTAAATTTEVTTAEATTVATTTPEATTAAATTAEATTVAATAEATTVPGSTAEATTAASTTAETTTAAVTTAEATTAAATTVEATTAAVTTTEATTAAATTIEATTAAVTTAEATTAAATTVEATTVATTTAEATTAAATTLDATTAAATTAEATTAAVTTAEATTAVATTAEATTAAVTTAEATTAAATTAETTTATVTTAEATTAAATTVEATTAAVTTTEATTAAATTIEATTAAVTTAEATTAAATTVEATTVATTTAEATTAAATTLDATTAAAKTAEATTAAVTTAEATTAVATTAEATTAAVTTAEATTASATTVATTTAAATTAEATTAVATTAEATTAAVTTVEATTAAATTAEATTAAATTVEATTAAATTAEATTAAATTAEATTAAATTAEATTAAATTVEATTAATTTAEATTAAATTVEATTVAVTTVEATTSSATTVEATTAATTTAEATTAAATTVEATTAAATTAVATTAAATTAEATTAAATTAAVTTTAAVTTTEAVTTTAAVTTTEAVTTTAAVTTTEAVTTTEAVTTTAAPTTTVPPVDTNTQRATVISFTFQIVITVNLTVTTSADFIALEAMVLNQLIQKYTAVPGFIRVRIIQMLLGSLIVKHEVVTDKTEAAATGLSNVVSDVGNQRVDFQLNNQTVPASTVTVFQPGSSDLIITASTDKCTVFARTYTCPSGYLCQTVNGNAQCVLSETSDGFDLVVGLGVGIPVAFLALLVVVIVCIYAKRSGRRESKDLESLDRTLGGGMHYPSGIAPKFNTWGRPAYYHPGGWHDPDSDSESSDHKKHSKREADLYQGRDFYAYDNPDTSNFSWDFMYQYVDPKQKYKIQRPNTELSPNPVYVKK; from the exons ATGAAAATGGAAATCCGACGGATCAGGAAAGTGTGGGCGATATCTGTTGTGTTCGCGATTATGATTCTGACTACAACAGTAGAGACAACTACAGCCACGACAACAACAGCAGAGACAACTACAGCCACGACAACAACAGCAGAGACAACTACAGCCACGACAACAACAGCAGAGACAAACACAGTCGCGGCAACAACAGCAGAGGCGACTACAGCCGCGGCAACAACAGCAGAGGCAACCACAGTCGCGGCAACAACAGCAGAGGCGACTACAGCCGCGGCAACAACAGCAGAGGCAACCACAGTCGCGGCAACAACAGCAGAGGCAACTACAGCCGCGACAACAACAGCAGAGGCAACCACAGTCGCGGCAACAACAGCAGAGGCAACCACAGTCGCGGCAACAACAGCAGAGGCGACTACAGCCGCGGCAACAACAGCAGAGGCAACCACAGTCGCGGCAACAACAGCAGAGGCAACTACAGCCGCGACAACAACAGCAGAGGCAACGACAGTCGCGGCAACAACAGCAGAGACAACGACAGCCGCGGCAACAACAGCAGAGGCAACTACAGCCGCGACAACATCAGCAGAGGCAACGACAGTCGCGGCAACAACAGCAGAGGCAACTACAGCCGCGGCAACAACAGCAGAGGCATCGACAGTAGAGGCCACAACAGCAGAGGCAACCACAGTCGCAGCCACAACGTCAGAGGCAACCACAGCCGCGGCCACAACAGCAGAGGCAACCACAGTAGCGGCAACAACATCAGAGGCAACCACAGTCGCAGCCACAACGTCAGAGGCAACCACAGCCGCGGCCACAGCAGCAGAGACAACCACAGTAGCGGCAACAACATCAGAGGCAACAACAGCAGAAGCAACTACAGCCGCAACCACAACACAAGAACCAACCACGACAGAAGCAACCACGGTTGCCGCCACAACAGCAGAGGCAACGACAGCAGAGGCAACAACAGCAGAGGCAACCACAGTCGCGGCAACAACAGCAGAGGCAACCACAGCAGAAGCAACCACGGTTGCCGCCACAACAGCAGAGGCAACCACAGCAGAGGCAACAACAGCAGAGGCAACAACAGCCGCAACCACAACACCAGAGGCAACAACAGCAGAAGCAACCACAGCCGCGGTCACAACAGCAGAGGCAACCACAGCAGCGGCAACAACAGCAGAGGCAACCACAGTAGCGGCAACAACATCAGAGGCAACCACAGTAGCGGCAACAACAGCAGAGGCAACCACAGTAGCGGCAACAACAGTCGCGGCAACAACAGCAGAAGCAACTACAGCCGCAACTACAACACAAGAAGCAACCACGACAGAAGCAACCACGGTCGCCGCCACAACAGCAGAGGCAACGACAGCAGAGGCAACAACAGCAGAGGCAACCACAGTCGCGGCAACAACAGCAGAGGCAACCACACCAGAAGCAACTACGGTTGCCGCAACAACAGCCGCAGCAACAACAACAGAGGTTACAACAGCAGAGGCAACAACAGCTGCAGCAACAACAACAGAGGTTACAACAGCAGAGGCAACCACAGTAGCGACCACAACACCAGAGGCAACTACAGCTGCGGCCACAACAGCAGAGGCAACAACGGTAGCGGCAACAGCAGAAGCAACGACGGTCCCAGGCTCCACAGCAGAGGCAACCACGGCCGCTTCCACAACAGCAGAGACCACCACGGCCGCGGTCACAACAGCAGAGGCCACCACAGCTGCTGCCACAACAGTAGAGGCCACCACGGCCGCAGTCACAACAACAGAGGCCACCACGGCCGCTGCCACAACAATAGAGGCTACCACGGCCGCAGTCACAACAGCAGAGGCCACCACAGCTGCTGCCACAACAGTAGAGGCCACCACGGTCGCAACCACAACAGCAGAGGCCACCACAGCTGCTGCCACAACATTAGATGCCACCACGGCCGCTGCCACAACAGCAGAGGCAACCACAGCCGCGGTCACAACAGCAGAGGCAACCACGGCCGTTGCCACGACAGCAGAGGCCACTACAGCCGCGGTCACAACAGCAGAGGCAACCACGGCCGCTGCCACAACAGCAGAGACCACCACGGCCACGGTCACAACAGCAGAGGCCACCACAGCTGCTGCCACAACAGTAGAGGCCACCACGGCCGCAGTCACAACAACAGAGGCCACCACGGCCGCTGCCACAACAATAGAGGCTACCACGGCCGCGGTCACAACAGCAGAGGCCACCACAGCTGCTGCCACAACAGTAGAGGCCACCACGGTCGCAACCACAACAGCAGAGGCCACCACAGCTGCTGCCACAACATTAGATGCCACCACGGCCGCTGCCAAAACAGCAGAGGCAACCACAGCCGCGGTCACAACAGCAGAGGCAACCACGGCCGTTGCCACGACAGCAGAGGCCACTACAGCCGCGGTCACAACAGCAGAGGCAACCACGGCCTCTGCCACAACGGTAGCGACCACCACGGCCGCTGCCACAACAGCAGAGGCAACCACGGCCGTTGCCACAACGGCAGAGGCAACCACGGCCGCGGTCACAACAGTAGAGGCAACCACGGCCGCTGCCACAACAGCAGAGGCAACCACGGCCGCTGCTACAACAGTAGAGGCAACCACGGCCGCTGCCACAACAGCAGAGGCAACCACGGCCGCTGCCACAACAGCAGAGGCAACCACAGCCGCTGCTACAACAGCAGAGGCAACCACGGCCGCTGCTACAACAGTAGAGGCAACCACGGCCGCTACCACAACAGCAGAGGCAACCACAGCCGCTGCTACAACAGTAGAGGCAACCACAGTCGCTGTTACAACAGTAGAGGCAACCACGTCCTCTGCCACAACAGTAGAGGCAACCACGGCCGCTACCACAACAGCAGAGGCAACCACAGCCGCTGCTACAACAGTAGAGGCAACCACAGCCGCTGCTACAACAGCAGTGGCCACCACGGCTGCTGCCACAACAGCAGAG GCAACCACGGCCGCTGCCACAACAGCAGCAGTCACTACTACAGCAGCAGTCACTACTACAGAAGCAGTCACTACTACAGCAGCAGTCACTACTACAGAAGCAGTCACTACTACAGCAGCAGTCACTACTACAGAAGCAGTCACTACTACAGAAGCAGTCACTACTACAGCAGCTCCGACAACAACAG TTCCTCCTGTAGACA CCAACACTCAGAGGGCCACGGTTATATCATTCACCTTCCAGATCGTGATTACTGTAAACCTAACCGTCACCACCTCGGCCGACTTCATAGCTCTGGAGGCGATGGTTTTAAATCAG CTGATACAGAAATATACCGCTGTTCCTGGCTTCATACGCGTCAGAATCATACAGATGTT ATTGGGAAGTCTGATTGTCAAACACGAAGTTGTCACCGACAAGACAGAGGCAGCAGCAACCGGTTTATCGAACGTTGTTTCGGATGTCGGAAATCAAAGGGTCGATTTCCAGCTGAATAACCAGACTGTCCCTGCGTCCACCGTCACCGTCTTCCAGCCTGGCTCGTCAG ATCTCATCATAACAGCGTCGACTGACAAGTGCACGGTGTTCGCAAGAACATACACGTGTCCATCTGGTTACCTGTGTCAGACGGTCAACGGCAACGCCCAGTGTGT ACTATCGGAGACATCTG ACGGATTTGACCTTGTTGTTGGCCTTGGAGTAGGGATACCTGTCGCTTTCCTTGCATTGCTAGTTGTtgtgattgtatgtatatacgCCAAACGGTCTGGTCGTAGAGAGAGCAAAGATCTGGAAAGCCTAGACAG AACTCTCGGTGGGGGTATGCACTACCCATCTGGAATCGCACCCAAGTTCAACACCTGGGGACGCCCCGCCTACTACCACCCTGGGGGCTGGCACGACCCAGACTCCGATTCTGAATCCTCCGACCATAAAAAACACAGTAAGCGAGAGGCGGATTTATACCAGGGCCGAGATTTTTATG CTTACGACAATCCGGATACGTCCAATTTCTCCTGGGATTTTATGTACCAGTATGTAGACCCTAAACAAAAA tataaaATACAGAGACCTAATACAGAGTTATCGCCTAATCCTGTTTATGTG AAGAAATAA
- the LOC117322531 gene encoding mucin-22-like isoform X5, translated as MKMEIRRIRKVWAISVVFAIMILTTTVETTTATTTTAETTTATTTTAETTTATTTTAETNTVAATTAEATTAAATTAEATTVAATTAEATTAAATTAEATTVAATTAEATTAATTTAEATTVAATTAEATTVAATTAEATTAAATTAEATTVAATTAEATTAATTTAEATTVAATTAETTTAAATTAEATTAATTSAEATTVAATTAEATTAAATTAEASTVEATTAEATTVAATTSEATTAAATTAEATTVAATTSEATTVAATTSEATTAAATAAETTTVAATTSEATTAEATTAATTTQEPTTTEATTVAATTAEATTAEATTAEATTVAATTAEATTAEATTVAATTAEATTAEATTAEATTAATTTPEATTAEATTAAVTTAEATTAAATTAEATTVAATTSEATTVAATTAEATTVAATTVAATTAEATTAATTTQEATTTEATTVAATTAEATTAEATTAEATTVAATTAEATTPEATTVAATTAAATTTEVTTAEATTAAATTTEVTTAEATTVATTTPEATTAAATTAEATTVAATAEATTVPGSTAEATTAASTTAETTTAAVTTAEATTAAATTVEATTAAVTTTEATTAAATTIEATTAAVTTAEATTAAATTVEATTVATTTAEATTAAATTLDATTAAATTAEATTAAVTTAEATTAVATTAEATTAAVTTAEATTAAATTAETTTATVTTAEATTAAATTVEATTAAVTTTEATTAAATTIEATTAAVTTAEATTAAATTVEATTVATTTAEATTAAATTLDATTAAAKTAEATTAAVTTAEATTAVATTAEATTAAVTTAEATTASATTVATTTAAATTAEATTAAATTAEATTAAATTVEATTAAATTAEATTAAATTAEATTAAATTAEATTAAATTVEATTAATTTAEATTAAATTVEATTVAVTTVEATTSSATTVEATTAATTTAEATTAAATTVEATTAAATTAVATTAAATTAEATTAAATTAAVTTTAAVTTTEAVTTTAAVTTTEAVTTTAAVTTTEAVTTTEAVTTTAAPTTTVPPVDTNTQRATVISFTFQIVITVNLTVTTSADFIALEAMVLNQLIQKYTAVPGFIRVRIIQMLLGSLIVKHEVVTDKTEAAATGLSNVVSDVGNQRVDFQLNNQTVPASTVTVFQPGSSDLIITASTDKCTVFARTYTCPSGYLCQTVNGNAQCVLSETSDGFDLVVGLGVGIPVAFLALLVVVIVCIYAKRSGRRESKDLESLDRTLGGGMHYPSGIAPKFNTWGRPAYYHPGGWHDPDSDSESSDHKKHSKREADLYQGRDFYAYDNPDTSNFSWDFMYQYVDPKQKYKIQRPNTELSPNPVYVKK; from the exons ATGAAAATGGAAATCCGACGGATCAGGAAAGTGTGGGCGATATCTGTTGTGTTCGCGATTATGATTCTGACTACAACAGTAGAGACAACTACAGCCACGACAACAACAGCAGAGACAACTACAGCCACGACAACAACAGCAGAGACAACTACAGCCACGACAACAACAGCAGAGACAAACACAGTCGCGGCAACAACAGCAGAGGCGACTACAGCCGCGGCAACAACAGCAGAGGCAACCACAGTCGCGGCAACAACAGCAGAGGCGACTACAGCCGCGGCAACAACAGCAGAGGCAACCACAGTCGCGGCAACAACAGCAGAGGCAACTACAGCCGCGACAACAACAGCAGAGGCAACCACAGTCGCGGCAACAACAGCAGAGGCAACCACAGTCGCGGCAACAACAGCAGAGGCGACTACAGCCGCGGCAACAACAGCAGAGGCAACCACAGTCGCGGCAACAACAGCAGAGGCAACTACAGCCGCGACAACAACAGCAGAGGCAACGACAGTCGCGGCAACAACAGCAGAGACAACGACAGCCGCGGCAACAACAGCAGAGGCAACTACAGCCGCGACAACATCAGCAGAGGCAACGACAGTCGCGGCAACAACAGCAGAGGCAACTACAGCCGCGGCAACAACAGCAGAGGCATCGACAGTAGAGGCCACAACAGCAGAGGCAACCACAGTCGCAGCCACAACGTCAGAGGCAACCACAGCCGCGGCCACAACAGCAGAGGCAACCACAGTAGCGGCAACAACATCAGAGGCAACCACAGTCGCAGCCACAACGTCAGAGGCAACCACAGCCGCGGCCACAGCAGCAGAGACAACCACAGTAGCGGCAACAACATCAGAGGCAACAACAGCAGAAGCAACTACAGCCGCAACCACAACACAAGAACCAACCACGACAGAAGCAACCACGGTTGCCGCCACAACAGCAGAGGCAACGACAGCAGAGGCAACAACAGCAGAGGCAACCACAGTCGCGGCAACAACAGCAGAGGCAACCACAGCAGAAGCAACCACGGTTGCCGCCACAACAGCAGAGGCAACCACAGCAGAGGCAACAACAGCAGAGGCAACAACAGCCGCAACCACAACACCAGAGGCAACAACAGCAGAAGCAACCACAGCCGCGGTCACAACAGCAGAGGCAACCACAGCAGCGGCAACAACAGCAGAGGCAACCACAGTAGCGGCAACAACATCAGAGGCAACCACAGTAGCGGCAACAACAGCAGAGGCAACCACAGTAGCGGCAACAACAGTCGCGGCAACAACAGCAGAAGCAACTACAGCCGCAACTACAACACAAGAAGCAACCACGACAGAAGCAACCACGGTCGCCGCCACAACAGCAGAGGCAACGACAGCAGAGGCAACAACAGCAGAGGCAACCACAGTCGCGGCAACAACAGCAGAGGCAACCACACCAGAAGCAACTACGGTTGCCGCAACAACAGCCGCAGCAACAACAACAGAGGTTACAACAGCAGAGGCAACAACAGCTGCAGCAACAACAACAGAGGTTACAACAGCAGAGGCAACCACAGTAGCGACCACAACACCAGAGGCAACTACAGCTGCGGCCACAACAGCAGAGGCAACAACGGTAGCGGCAACAGCAGAAGCAACGACGGTCCCAGGCTCCACAGCAGAGGCAACCACGGCCGCTTCCACAACAGCAGAGACCACCACGGCCGCGGTCACAACAGCAGAGGCCACCACAGCTGCTGCCACAACAGTAGAGGCCACCACGGCCGCAGTCACAACAACAGAGGCCACCACGGCCGCTGCCACAACAATAGAGGCTACCACGGCCGCAGTCACAACAGCAGAGGCCACCACAGCTGCTGCCACAACAGTAGAGGCCACCACGGTCGCAACCACAACAGCAGAGGCCACCACAGCTGCTGCCACAACATTAGATGCCACCACGGCCGCTGCCACAACAGCAGAGGCAACCACAGCCGCGGTCACAACAGCAGAGGCAACCACGGCCGTTGCCACGACAGCAGAGGCCACTACAGCCGCGGTCACAACAGCAGAGGCAACCACGGCCGCTGCCACAACAGCAGAGACCACCACGGCCACGGTCACAACAGCAGAGGCCACCACAGCTGCTGCCACAACAGTAGAGGCCACCACGGCCGCAGTCACAACAACAGAGGCCACCACGGCCGCTGCCACAACAATAGAGGCTACCACGGCCGCGGTCACAACAGCAGAGGCCACCACAGCTGCTGCCACAACAGTAGAGGCCACCACGGTCGCAACCACAACAGCAGAGGCCACCACAGCTGCTGCCACAACATTAGATGCCACCACGGCCGCTGCCAAAACAGCAGAGGCAACCACAGCCGCGGTCACAACAGCAGAGGCAACCACGGCCGTTGCCACGACAGCAGAGGCCACTACAGCCGCGGTCACAACAGCAGAGGCAACCACGGCCTCTGCCACAACGGTAGCGACCACCACGGCCGCTGCCACAACAGCAGAG GCAACCACGGCCGCTGCCACAACAGCAGAGGCAACCACGGCCGCTGCTACAACAGTAGAGGCAACCACGGCCGCTGCCACAACAGCAGAGGCAACCACGGCCGCTGCCACAACAGCAGAGGCAACCACAGCCGCTGCTACAACAGCAGAGGCAACCACGGCCGCTGCTACAACAGTAGAGGCAACCACGGCCGCTACCACAACAGCAGAGGCAACCACAGCCGCTGCTACAACAGTAGAGGCAACCACAGTCGCTGTTACAACAGTAGAGGCAACCACGTCCTCTGCCACAACAGTAGAGGCAACCACGGCCGCTACCACAACAGCAGAGGCAACCACAGCCGCTGCTACAACAGTAGAGGCAACCACAGCCGCTGCTACAACAGCAGTGGCCACCACGGCTGCTGCCACAACAGCAGAG GCAACCACGGCCGCTGCCACAACAGCAGCAGTCACTACTACAGCAGCAGTCACTACTACAGAAGCAGTCACTACTACAGCAGCAGTCACTACTACAGAAGCAGTCACTACTACAGCAGCAGTCACTACTACAGAAGCAGTCACTACTACAGAAGCAGTCACTACTACAGCAGCTCCGACAACAACAG TTCCTCCTGTAGACA CCAACACTCAGAGGGCCACGGTTATATCATTCACCTTCCAGATCGTGATTACTGTAAACCTAACCGTCACCACCTCGGCCGACTTCATAGCTCTGGAGGCGATGGTTTTAAATCAG CTGATACAGAAATATACCGCTGTTCCTGGCTTCATACGCGTCAGAATCATACAGATGTT ATTGGGAAGTCTGATTGTCAAACACGAAGTTGTCACCGACAAGACAGAGGCAGCAGCAACCGGTTTATCGAACGTTGTTTCGGATGTCGGAAATCAAAGGGTCGATTTCCAGCTGAATAACCAGACTGTCCCTGCGTCCACCGTCACCGTCTTCCAGCCTGGCTCGTCAG ATCTCATCATAACAGCGTCGACTGACAAGTGCACGGTGTTCGCAAGAACATACACGTGTCCATCTGGTTACCTGTGTCAGACGGTCAACGGCAACGCCCAGTGTGT ACTATCGGAGACATCTG ACGGATTTGACCTTGTTGTTGGCCTTGGAGTAGGGATACCTGTCGCTTTCCTTGCATTGCTAGTTGTtgtgattgtatgtatatacgCCAAACGGTCTGGTCGTAGAGAGAGCAAAGATCTGGAAAGCCTAGACAG AACTCTCGGTGGGGGTATGCACTACCCATCTGGAATCGCACCCAAGTTCAACACCTGGGGACGCCCCGCCTACTACCACCCTGGGGGCTGGCACGACCCAGACTCCGATTCTGAATCCTCCGACCATAAAAAACACAGTAAGCGAGAGGCGGATTTATACCAGGGCCGAGATTTTTATG CTTACGACAATCCGGATACGTCCAATTTCTCCTGGGATTTTATGTACCAGTATGTAGACCCTAAACAAAAA tataaaATACAGAGACCTAATACAGAGTTATCGCCTAATCCTGTTTATGTG AAGAAATAA